Proteins encoded in a region of the Podospora pseudopauciseta strain CBS 411.78 chromosome 6, whole genome shotgun sequence genome:
- a CDS encoding hypothetical protein (EggNog:ENOG503PIM6), with product MAPFALVTTSILDTRGDKTPDTTDNAVIWIVVSIVAGTIGVVTALTTLVVCYTKRHQYKKAKARDPYLSREEFSRKRKLSANDLFKEEETWRGHMIRKSLASRSTNTIDQQPQQHQPEPQRQQQHQELEHVPGSDQQQQPLSPAALSTAATINQIDQQISEMERKESTRLKEDWKRWEAQVRHERSASGEQHPAIAASNSVPIIAVPTPPKHRSHNRVSFPELRPEPLRPPPRNPARCQPSNGG from the coding sequence ATGGCCCCTTTTGCTCTTGTTACTACTTCTATACTTGATACCCGTGGTGATAAGACCCCAGATACCACGGATAACGCTGTGATATGGATAGTGGTCTCCATCGTTGCCGGCACTATTGGTGTCGTGACAGCCCTTACTACACTCGTCGTCTGCTACACCAAGCGTCATCAATACAAaaaggcaaaggcaagaGACCCGTATCTGAGCCGCGAAGAGTTCAGCAGGAAGAGAAAGCTGAGCGCAAATGACTTGTtcaaagaggaggagactTGGAGGGGGCATATGATCCGCAAGTCTCTCGCCAGCCGGTCAACAAATACCATCGaccagcagccacagcagcatcaaccAGAACCgcaacggcagcaacaacatcaagaacTGGAACATGTGCCAGGATCagaccagcagcagcaaccgctATCTCCCGCAGCGCTCTCAACAGCAGCGACCATCAATCAGATCGACCAGCAGATTTCTGAGATGGAGCGAAAAGAATCCACGAGGCTGAAGGAAGACTGGAAGAGGTGGGAAGCCCAGGTTCGACATGAACGGTCTGCTTCAGGGGAACAGCATCCAGCCATAGCGGCATCCAACAGTGTACCTATCATCGCTGTCCCTACGCCGCCAAAGCATCGATCCCACAACCGAGTATCGTTCCCAGAGTTGCGCCCAGAGCCGCTGAGGCCCCCGCCAAGAAATCCTGCCCGGTGTCAGCCGAGTAATGGTGGATGA
- a CDS encoding hypothetical protein (COG:S; EggNog:ENOG503P649) yields MSSRFVSAGSIDATTGEATTEHAGPSDSQQQQPPPVSQKSKEWAEVTQQLESDRQRRILQAKQAQEGGEKSLYEVLQANKAAKQAEFEEKSKLKNQFRALDEDEIDFLDEVERRRKEEEERRRREEEEGLRAFREIKSSREKGESEEEEVEVEGWDFGGEGGRRRKRRAEGRRLLVKKVKREEKMDDAEGSPAGKPSGGLVGGGSGGDKKATEVVVDKAAATASVPKPAEAPAVSARKAAGGLVDYGSDSDELSSAYAYIGGWE; encoded by the exons ATGTCCTCCCGCTTCGTCTCAGCCGGCTCAATAGACGCCACCACGGGCGAAGCCACCACCGAACACGCCGGCCCATCCGActcccaacagcagcagccaccacccgTGAGCCAAAAGTCAAAGGAATGGGCAGAAGTCACCCAGCAGCTGGAATCCGACCGCCAGAGACGGATTCTCCAGGCGAAGCAAGcgcaggagggaggggagaagagTCTGTACGAGGTTCTCCAAGCGAACAAAGCGGCCAAGCaggccgagtttgaggagaaGAGCAAGTTGAAGAATCAGTTTAGGGCTTTGGATGAGGACGAGATTGATTTTCTGGATGAGGTTGAGCGccggaggaaggaggaggaggagaggaggaggagagaggaggaggaggggctgaGGGCGTTTAGGGAGATCAAATCTTctagggagaagggggagagtgaggaggaggaggtggaggtggaggggtgggattttgggggggagggggggaggaggaggaagcggagggcggaggggaggaggttgttggtcaagaaggtgaagagggaggagaagatggatgaTGCTGAAGGGTCGCCGGCAGGGAAGCCgagtggtggtttggtgggtggtggctcTGGTGGCGATAAGAAGGCgacagaggtggtggtggacaaggCTGCAGCAACTGCTTCAGTTCCAAAACCAGCAGAAGCGCCAGCGGTTTCGGCCAGGAAGGCGGCTGGTGGTCTGGTGGATTATGGCTCTGATAGCGATGA GCTCAGCTCTGCGTACGCCTACATCGGCGGTTGGGAATGA
- the NPL6 gene encoding chromatin structure-remodeling complex subunit RSC7 (COG:S; EggNog:ENOG503NVPY): protein MPSRRSGRAAAKRAQQALESTPKNFEGLDDEDEPMPDVDADVEADEDVEPPQDAEEEGDKDEDSVAEEEEEVAQEEEEEKSPSPPPEPVIRRRRLGRPPKNRPPDWDQLPIERPNADSDTPRRRGRGGWRGRGGRKGQYSAPTTQSIDKDGTVLDIVNDEVDLPEDPEGEKKVDKLGNLQDGREYRCRTFTVAGRGDRLYMLSTEPARCVGFRDSYLFFTKHKKLFKIIVNDEEKRDMIERDIIPHSYKGRSIGIVTARSVFREFGALIIVGGRRIIDDYNVAAVREDGAVEGELADPNDIYDPSQPYNKNQYVAWHGASAVYHSNAPTVPQQNAKVDTKKRRVAVNDMNWQLEHAREASQYNSILTDMRRQNVKGVYNVMTNLMHYPRISQPTHARIEQVFDSGKGEDAEESSTFPPLEPSISRNFLVMDTYMETPPAGISPAAYEVPFRTSRADYEASAAADPLAPFRGLSVISDDIIAELPPDCRAAFDKARQEEVDWFNKWGDEAKNTSRREPIVDKAIVPYPVMMH, encoded by the exons ATGCCCTCTCGGCGATCCGGTCGTGCTGCGGCCAAACGCGCTCAGCAAGCGCTTG AAAGCACCCCCAAGAATTTCGAGGGActcgacgacgaagacgagccCATGCCCGATGTCGATGCCGATGTCGAGGccgatgaggatgttgaacCCCCGCAAGatgcagaagaggagggtgacaAGGACGAAGACTCTGTtgccgaagaggaagaggaggtagcccaagaggaagaggaagagaagtcgccctcacccccacccGAGCCCGTCATCCGCCGTCGTCGCCTCGGCAGGCCCCCGAAGAATCGCCCGCCTGACTGGGACCAGCTTCCCATTGAGCGCCCCAATGCCGACTCGGATACTCCCCGTCGCCGTGGCagagggggttggcgagGCCGTGGTGGTCGCAAAGGCCAATACTCGGCACCCACAACACAGTCGATCGATAAAGACGGTACTGTCTTGGATATCGTCAACGACGAGGTCGACCTTCCCGAAGATCCTGAGggtgagaagaaggtggacAAACTGGGCAACCTTCAGGATGGTCGTGAATACCGCTGCCGCACCTTCACCGTTGCCGGCCGCGGCGATCGTCTCTACATGCTCTCCACCGAGCCTGCCAGATGTGTCGGTTTCCGCGATTCTTACTTGTTCTTCACCAAGCACAAGAAGCTCTTCAAAATTATCGTTAATGACGAGGAGAAGCGCGACATGATCGAACGCGATATCATCCCACATTCCTACAAAGGTCGCAGCATAGGAATCGTGACAGCGAGGTCCGTGTTCCGCGAATTCGGCGCTTTGATCATTGTCGGCGGACGGAGAATCATCGACGACTACAACGTCGCGGCAGTTCGTGAGGATGGGGCTGTTGAGGGCGAGTTGGCGGATCCTAACGACATTTACGACCCTTCGCAGCCTTACAACAAGAACCAATACGTTGCCTGGCATGGCGCCAGCGCGGTGTACCACTCCAATGCACCTACTGTTCCGCAGCAAAACGCCAAGGTCGACACGAAGAAACGTAGAGTGGCCGTCAACGACATGAATTGGCAACTTGAGCACGCCCGTGAGGCGAG CCAATACAACAGCATCCTGACCGATATGCGCCGCCAGAATGTCAAGGGGGTTTACAACGTCATGACCAACTTGATGCACTATCCCCGCATCTCCCAGCCAACCCACGCCAGAATCGAACAGGTTTTCGACAGCGGCAAAGGCGAGGACGCCGAAGAGAGCAGCACATTTCCTCCGCTTGAGCCGTCCATCTCTCGGAACTTTCTGGTCATGGATACCTACATGGAGACGCCCCCGGCCGGCATCTCGCCAGCCGCCTACGAAGTGCCATTCCGCACGTCCCGTGCTGACTACGAAGCTTCAGCAGCTGCCGACCCTCTAGCACCATTTCGAGGACTTTCGGTTATATCTGACGACATCATTGCCGAGTTGCCCCCGGACTGCCGGGCTGCTTTCGACAAGGCCAGACAAGAAGAGGTCGACTGGTTTAACAAGTGGGGCGATGAAGCCAAGAATACTTCAAGACGTGAGCCAATTGTGGACAAGGCCATTGTGCCATATCCTGTGATGATGCATTAA
- the TIM54 gene encoding mitochondrial import inner membrane translocase subunit tim54 (EggNog:ENOG503NZTX; COG:U; BUSCO:EOG09263XVS) translates to MAEPTPPAQPSAPVTPPAAEVAEKAAKAPERNRALRMLGLPALPKKLPSRNWMIFWTLSTAITAGIIYDKREKKRAIAKWRHAVEHLAKEPLPSHNALSELRKITIYLSAPPGDGLRTAQDHYTEYVKPILAASGLDWEFVQGRRDGDVRAYTAEKIRRHRKQVDSGEVEPELPDEPTKEEIIAAHRKIRGIKDYDGIKGDIVIGRHTWKEYLRGLHEGWLGPLTAPPLPIPEPLPTAESDSEKSEEDKKKEEEEKKKEEESKPKRPPQPRPYNTPADYPSSPLPSSIPNEFSPVAPVREPHLLGFLSTPTRLYRFFNRRHLADEIGRDVAAVCLAHYRHFSEQSGEDQKYEQEEVLAFEEKDWIKSLWKEAGDEPEHVKEREKAGITEVVRARPLVLDPRIAERMRRFELSKEDVERVAKIVVPEEEIEGWTKGKFRQLYRWGKGKVMGEEKRSNVEDVD, encoded by the exons ATGGCagaaccaacaccaccagcgcaGCCGTCGGCGCCGGTAACACCGCCGGCGGCTGAGGTGGCCGAGAAA GCTGCCAAAGCTCCCGAAAGAAACCGGGCCCTCCGCATGCTGggcctccccgccctcccaaAGAAGCTCCCTTCCCGAAACTGGATGATCTTCTGGACCCTTTCCACCGCCATAACTGCCGGCATCATCTACGACAAACGCGAGAAGAAACGAGCCATCGCGAAATGGAGACACGCCGTCGAGCACCTCGCCAAGGAGCCCCTGCCTAGCCACAATGCCCTCTCCGAGCTCCGCAAGATCACAATCTATCTCTCCGCTCCCCCCGGCGACGGCCTCCGCACCGCCCAAGACCACTACACCGAGTACGTCAAgcccatcctcgccgcctccgGCCTCGACTGGGAGTTTGTCCAAGGCCGACGAGACGGCGACGTCCGCGCCTACACTGCCGAGAAGatccgccgccaccgcaaGCAAGTCGACTCCGGCGAGGTTGAGCCCGAGCTCCCTGACGAGCCCACAAAGGAGGAAATCATCGCTGCTCACCGCAAGATCCGCGGGATTAAAGACTACGACGGTATCAAGGGCGACATCGTCATTGGCAGGCACACATGGAAGGAATACCTCAGAGGATTACACGAAGGCTGGCTCGGTCCCTTAACCGCCCCTCCACTCCCCATCCCAGAACCACTCCCCACAGCCGAATCCGACAGCGAGAAGTCAGaagaggacaagaagaaggaagaggaggaaaagaagaaagaggaggaatcCAAACCCAAGCGACCGCCTCAACCCCGTCCCTACAACACACCAGCCGAttacccctcctcccccctcccatcttcCATCCCCAATGAATTCTCCCCCGTCGCTCCGGTGAGGGAACCTCACCTGTTAGGCTTCCTCTCCACGCCAACCCGTCTGTACCGTTTCTTCAACCGCCGGCACCTCGCCGATGAAATCGGCCGTGATGTCGCCGCAGTCTGCCTGGCTCACTACCGCCATTTCTCTGAACAATCGGGAGAGGATCAGAAATACGAGCAAGAAGAGGTGTTGGCctttgaggagaaggacTGGATCAAATCTCTCTGGAAAGAGGCTGGGGATGAACCTGAGCATGTCAAGGAGCGGGAAAAGGCTGGTATCACAGAGGTTGTCAGGGCCAGGCCGCTTGTTCTGGACCCTAGAATTGCCgagcggatgaggaggttcgAGTTGTCaaaggaggatgtggagagggtggcCAAGATTGTGGTacctgaggaggagattgagggtTGGACAAAGGGGAAGTTTAGGCAGTTGTATCgatggggaaaggggaaggttatgggagaggaaaagaggagTAATGTTGAGGATGTGGACTAA
- a CDS encoding hypothetical protein (EggNog:ENOG503NVJ7; COG:E), with protein sequence MCGIHAVISPSSCSLPEISPELHQNLVNRGPDYFGQVTRESSDGRWKLRFTSTVLALRGDRVTKQPLHDDSGSGGGNVLCWNGEGWRFMGEVIGEHENDGEVIYRGLKEARSVEEVMGVWRGVEGPFAFVFYCEALQRVFWGRDRLGRRSLMVRRLEGGGVVLGSIGDGEGKWEEVEADGVYSLELGDVVARRHDWVEEGESFVSSIGVFNKALPSPEGETPLTSASPSVRALKDQLVESLKLRVLNIPNPPSSGTGKTRVAVLFSGGLDCTVLARLCHDILEPHQEIDLLNVGFENPRVGARLKKEANGKEVDLYEACPDRITGRKSFAELKNVCPGRVFRFVAVNVPYSKLQAHRQQIISLIHPHNTVMDLSIACALYFAARGQGSVRSESPDPDSEPSPVSYTSPARVLLSGLGADELFGGYSRHAAAFQQDGYTGLVKELLRDVSRLAERNLGRDDRVMAHWGKEVRFPFLDERLVKWAIATPAWEKCDFEREEEKSGVEAAKRVLRLLAMELGMEGVAKEKKRAIQFGSRTAKMESGRDKGTTLLS encoded by the exons ATGTGCGGTATTCACGCCGtcatctccccctcttcttgttcACTCCCCGAAATCTCCCCGGAGTTGCACCAGAATCTTGTCAACCGCGGACCGGACTATTTCGGGCAGGTTACGCGGGAATCGTCGGATGGGAGATGGAAGTTGCGGTTTACGTCTACTGTTTTGGCTTTGAGGGGCGACCGTGTCACGAAGCAGCCACTGCATGATGACAGTGGGAGCGGGGGTGGGAATGTGTTGTGCTGgaatggggaggggtggaggtttATGGGGGAAGTAATTGGGGAACATGAGAATGATGGAGAGGTTATTTACCGAGGGTTGAAAGAGGCGAGgtcggtggaggaggtgatgggggtttggaggggggttgaggggccTTTTGCGTTTGTTTTCTATTGTGAGGCGCTGCAAAGGGTGTTTTGGGGACGGGATCGGTTGGGGAGACGGTcgttgatggtgaggaggttggaggggggaggggtggtgttggggagtattggggatggggaggggaagtgggaggaggtggaggctgaCGGGGTTTATTCTCTTGAGTTGGGAGATGTGGTAGCGAGGAGGCATGattgggttgaggagggggagagctTC GTTTCTAGCATCGGGGTATTTAACAAGGCGCTGCCATCTCCTGAGGGAGAGACGCCGCTGACGAGCGCGTCACCTTCTGTTCGGGCGCTCAAGGACCAGCTGGTTGAATCGCTCAAGTTGAGGGTGCTAAATATTCCCAACCCGCCATCCAGTGGAACAGGCAAGACCCGCGTTGCGGTACTGTTTTCCGGTGGCCTGGATTGTACCGTCCTGGCGAGACTATGCCACGATATCCTGGAGCCTCACCAAGAAATTGATCTCCTCAATGTTGGCTTTGAGAATCCGAGAGTGGGGGCCCGGCTGAAAAAGGAGGCCAACGGCAAAGAGGTGGACTTGTACGAGGCTTGCCCGGACAGGATCACGGGAAGGAAGTCCTTCGCCGAGTTGAAGAATGTCTGTCCCGGGCGAGTCTTTCGGTTTGTCGCT GTAAATGTCCCCTACTCAAAATTGCAGGCCCACCGGCAGCAAATCATTTCCCTCATCCATCCTCACAATACTGTGATGGACCTTTCCATCGCATGCGCGCTTTACTTTGCCGCCCGAGGCCAAGGGTCAGTCAGATCAGAGAGTCCAGATCCGGACTCTGAGCCCTCACCTGTTTCGTACACATCGCCCGCGCGCGTCCTGCTTTCTGGCCTCGGCGCTGATGAGCTATTTGGTGGTTACTCGCGCCATGCTGCTGCTTTCCAGCAGGACGGATACACAGGGCTTGTGAAAGAACTCCTGCGGGACGTAAGCCGCCTGGCCGAGAGAAATCTAGGGAGGGATGATAGAGTCATGGCCCATTGGGGCAAGGAGGTAAGATTTCCGTTTCTGGACGAACGTCTGGTCAAGTGGGCCATCGCAACGCCTGCGTGGGAGAAGTGTGATTTTGaaagggaggaagagaagagcgGTGTTGAAGCTGCAAAGAGAGTCCTGCGTCTTCTGGCGATGGAGTTGGGCATGGAGGGTGTtgcgaaggagaagaagcgaGCT ATTCAGTTCGGCTCCAGGACAGCCAAGATGGAGAGCGGCCGTGACAAAGGGACAACACTCTTGTCGTAG
- the CLG1 gene encoding cyclin-like protein (EggNog:ENOG503NWJX; COG:S), translating into MPGGVCAVLDYDVELMADYVSEMATRVVMPRNTVNPAFRKYVSGILSSTRLPRTTILLGLNYLAKRINMMPAGAVQNEGEIWGLLTIALLLGSKFLDDNTFQNKSWSEVSGIPVRDLNTLEYEWLAAIGWVLYVNLDESKDYNAWLDNWTEWKETKKRQQHQASRERLAALVTPIDTDVSRARNQHVYSSWHQQQVAEYERLSSMKRGQATPPAYRHEQASWGYMAWPQPTAPLTPPDSGYGTPEYTNSATSCNSHYAEWFDRAIVGGSNTSRHYQQPAPAYSGYRHAGQNTRNAGNYGGFYSHNIWEHPGPDCTCSSCVSVHKQPSYFFAHSYGQPVAG; encoded by the coding sequence ATGCCTGGAGGCGTTTGCGCTGTTCTCGACTACGATGTCGAGCTCATGGCCGACTATGTTTCCGAGATGGCGACCCGCGTGGTGATGCCACGGAACACGGTGAACCCGGCTTTCCGGAAGTACGTCTCGGGGATACTGTCTTCGACTCGTCTTCCCCGGACTACCATTCTGCTCGGTCTCAACTACCTCGCCAAGCGCATCAACATGATGCCCGCTGGTGCGGTCCAGAACGAGGGCGAGATTTGGGGTCTCCTGACCATCGCTCTTCTTCTCGGAAGCAAGTTTCTTGATGACAACACTTTTCAGAACAAGTCTTGGTCGGAGGTCAGTGGCATCCCAGTTCGCGATTTGAACACTCTGGAATACGAGTGGTTGGCTGCCATCGGCTGGGTTCTCTACGTCAATCTGGACGAGAGCAAAGACTACAATGCCTGGCTCGACAATTGGACCGAGTGGAAGGAGACCAAGAAgcgccagcagcaccaggcCAGCCGCGAACGTCTTGCTGCTCTCGTCACCCCCATCGATACCGACGTTTCCCGTGCCCGCAACCAGCACGTGTACTCCTCTTGGCATCAGCAGCAAGTTGCCGAGTATGAGCGCCTGTCGAGCATGAAGCGTGGCCAGGCTACCCCTCCGGCCTACAGACACGAGCAAGCCTCGTGGGGTTATATGGCGTGGCCTCAGCCTACTGCTCCCTTGACGCCTCCCGATTCTGGCTACGGCACTCCCGAGTATACCAACTCGGCTACTTCTTGCAACTCGCACTACGCTGAGTGGTTTGACCGCGCCATTGTCGGTGGCTCCAACACCTCGAGGCACTACCAGCAACCCGCACCCGCTTACAGCGGATACCGCCACGCTGGGCAGAACACCCGCAATGCCGGCAATTATGGCGGCTTTTACAGCCACAACATTTGGGAACACCCCGGCCCCGACTGCACCTGCAGCAGCTGCGTTTCGGTTCACAAGCAGCCCTCCTATTTCTTCGCTCACAGCTATGGCCAGCCTGTTGCTGGCTAA
- the SUA7 gene encoding transcription initiation factor IIB (EggNog:ENOG503NU54; COG:K; BUSCO:EOG09262PAY), with protein sequence MSALYPPHPSSASGEYKEDLNAILMCAECKEFPPNLIEEFSSGDMVCESCGLVLGERIIDTRSEWRTFSNDDQGNDDPSRVGDGPNLMIDGDQLQTTIAFDGKGAKNLSHLQNKMTNDKGSKQLLNAYRDIQSFTDSINTGTQVANAAKHIYKLVDDAKALKGKSQEAIIAGCIFIACRQANADRTFREIYRLTKVSKKEIGRVFKQLETFLQKAGGADDITKAGPFNQTYQAKASTTAVGLCARYCSNMGFRNPVRVEDVARRLAKKSQQVADLAGRSPLSVAAACIYMASHLVGEPKASKEIAGVAGVSDGTVKTAYRYLYQAKDALLTKEEFPDDMPDASKLPAN encoded by the coding sequence ATGTCGGCCCTttatcctccccatccctcctcGGCTTCCGGCGAGTACAAGGAGGACTTGAACGCCATCCTCATGTGCGCCGAGTGCAAAGAGTTTCCGCCTAACTTGATCGAGGAATTCTCATCGGGCGACATGGTTTGCGAGTCTTGTGGATTGGTCCTGGGTGAGCGTATTATTGATACGCGCTCCGAGTGGCGGACATTCTCGAATGATGACCAGGGTAACGATGACCCTTCTCGTGTTGGTGACGGTCCCAATTTGATGATCGACGGCGATCAACTGCAAACGACAATCGCTTTCGACGGCAAAGGTGCGAAGAACCTGTCCCATCTTCAAAATAAGATGACGAACGACAAGGGCTCCAAGCAACTGCTCAATGCGTATCGGGATATTCAAAGCTTTACCGACAGCATCAACACGGGTACCCAAGTTGCAAATGCTGCGAAGCACATTTACAAGTTGGTCGACGATGCCAAGGCCCTCAAGGGTAAATCACAAGAAGCGATTATCGCCGGATGCATCTTCATCGCCTGTCGACAAGCAAATGCTGACCGTACTTTCCGTGAGATTTATCGCCTCACCAAGGTCtccaagaaggagattggCCGCGTCTTCAAGCAGCTTGAGACCTTCCTGCAGAAGGCCGGCGGTGCCGATGACATTACCAAGGCTGGGCCATTCAACCAGACCTACCAGGCCAAGGCCTCTACTACTGCTGTCGGGCTGTGCGCTCGGTATTGCAGCAACATGGGTTTCCGCAACCCGGTCAGGGTGGAGGATGTCGCGAGACGTCTTGCCAAGAAGTCGCAACAGGTGGCTGACCTCGCTGGTCGTTCTCCCTTGTCGGTTGCGGCTGCGTGCATCTACATGGCCTCGCATTTGGTTGGAGAACCCAAGGCCTCCAAGGAAATCGCTGGTGTGGCTGGCGTCAGTGATGGTACGGTGAAGACGGCTTATCGCTACCTTTACCAGGCCAAGGATGCTCTCCTTACCAAGGAGGAATTTCCAGACGACATGCCCGATGCTTCCAAGCTCCCGGCCAACTAG
- a CDS encoding hypothetical protein (EggNog:ENOG503PG5N) — protein MGEIKESSFQGPIRPPLAMPSAPGMPSTPTGTNPSPVRPKLYRRQSRFTEEPMTERTPACSASIHSFDPSALDDPNVNTLTHTNTVQQFRTANRTVSRDLSHRSSNLRRDLNSFSFGGAPATPVLQEESPTAISRTGTLDPPPQPLSSPTTAEIPPPSGPLPLHQSAGLSPEEKRRVWLRLANSVLHSAPTLVLLYIMSTSISAFRSTAKFSSPGITLLSILYLDAILNIITCFRIRSPWPRWRLSLRFLFGLGYMVLFFVYIGLGNEVFPKGYTYWNVPDKMATPLVYIFLWWLAAWDLAHLPVCRPELFRCARKREGQQEGRRPSVALSELHPTSFRARVPSSVGGESVVSYTWRRWVQRTRTHSTGGVHFHEMGHNDVEMGPTRTRTREGDVIDEGESISGRRSESMRTGTAHSGEVTLKGDEFERRSGEKEKEAEAGGAGKRGEEGGRLEESPKTVRAADVGQ, from the exons ATGGGCGAGATCAAGGAATCGAGCTTTCAGGGGCCGATCAGGCCACCACTGGCGATGCCCTCTGCGCCGGGGATGCCATCGACACCTACTGGCACCAATCCGTCACCCGTCCGGCCGAAGCTCTACCGTCGCCAGTCTCGCTTCACGGAAGAGCCCATGACGGAGAGGACGCCTGCCTGCTCAGCGTCGATCCACTCCTTTGATCCCTCCGCCCTTGACGACCCAAACGTCAATactctcacacacacaaacaccgTTCAGCAATTCCGCACCGCGAACAGGACCGTCAGTCGAGACCTAAGCCACAGGAGCAGCAACCTCAGACGGGACCTGAACAGCTTCTCCTTTGGAGGagcaccagcaacccccGTCCTACAAGAAGAGTCCCCAACAGCAATATCAAGAACGGGGACCCTCGACCCCCCACCGCAACCCCTATCCTCCCCAACTACAGCAGAgatcccaccaccatctggCCCTCTCCCACTACATCAATCAGCAGGCCTATCCCCTGAAGAGAAAAGACGGGTTTGGCTCCGGTTAGCAAACTCGGTATTGCACTCCGCGCCGACGTTGGTGCTGCTGTATATAATGtccacctccatctcggcGTTCAGATCGACCGCCAAATTCTC CTCCCCGGGCATAACCCTCCTCTCAATCCTCTACCTCGACGCAatcctcaacatcatcacctgcTTCCGCATCCGCTCCCCCTGGCCAAGATGGCGGTTATCCCTCCGCTTTCTTTTCGGGCTAGGGTACATGGTCCTCTTTTTCGTGTACATCGGTCTCGGAAATGAGGTTTTCCCCAAGGGGTATACCTACTGGAACGTGCCAGACAAAATGGCTACACCGCTGGTGTATATCTTTCTCTGGTGGTTAGCCGCGTGGGATCTGGCACACCTGCCGGTGTGCAGACCGGAGCTGTTTAGGTGTGCTAGGAAACGGGAGGGACAGCAGGAAGGGAGGAGACCGAGTGTTGCCTTGTCGGAATTGCACCCTACCAGCTTTCGGGCTAGGGTCCCGAGTagtgttgggggggagagcGTGGTGAGTTATAcctggaggaggtgggtgcAACGGACCAGGACGCATAGCACGGGGGGTGTTCACTTTCATGAGATGGGACATAATGATGTGGAGATGGGACCTAccaggacgaggacgagggagggggatgtcaTTGATGAGGGTGAGAGTATTagtgggaggaggtcggaGTCGATGAGGACGGGGACCGCGCATAGTGGGGAGGTTACACTAAAGGGGGATGAGtttgagaggaggagtggggaaaaggagaaggaggctgaAGCTGGTGGCGCtgggaagagaggagaggaaggcgggCGGCTGGAGGAAAGCCCGAAGACGGTGAGGGCTGCTGATGTTGGGCAATGA